The segment TGTTTGCTTCATCATCCTTTCGACCCGTCCAGCCCGATTCCAGAAACTCATAGAAGTTCTCTTTACTGGTGAGGAATCTGTTCATGCGTCAGACACACAGTTATTCATGACACACAGATCAGAGATCAGCATCAGCATCATCACACTCACTGTTCTTTAATAGCAGCAGCTCCTTTCTCAGCCTCCACAGCGGCAGACTCCATCCTGACAGCAAAATACACAACAACCTGCACGAGACACGCGCACGCGCAGTCAGCTCTTTAACATACGGTATAATccccatatttacatttactctgATGATTGACAGCGCTACACAGagatcagccaatcacaacagaGCTCATTAACATAAAGGTACAGCGGCAAAAAGGTCTTGTTTTTGATCttctaaagagagagagagaaattattattttagaaAAGCTAAACCACGACTAACGTTATAAGAGAATACTTCATATCAAACCTCAATCACAGAGCAGATTAATAATAACTGATTAACACTCACCTAACGATGAAgtttatctctctctgtgtacaTGCGGACTGAACCTGTGCTTCACTTTAACGCGTCCGGCTGGAAACACGAGCGCGACAGCGCGTGCACCTCACTTCCGCCTCAGCACTGTCTAGTTACTACAAAACAAAATCCTTCATACACGTATcagttattataatattttatgcTTATAATCTGCGATCTGACAGCACATTTTAACCCTGTAAATAAACAACtttaagagcatggcgctagcaacgccacgGTCATGGGATCGACCCCACATACTTAGATACacatgtatagtataatgcattgtaagtcgctttggataaaagcgtctgccaaatgaatatatgttaaatgtaaactttaggatttaacaaattaaaacagAGTTATAAAATCTGAGCATTTgtacaaagaagatatttggaagaatgttagcaactgacatttctgggacatcattgactaccatagtaggaccaATTAAAAGGGTAGTgaaatgtgccccagaactgtttgcttttataaattcttcaaaaaatctcattctgtgCTCAACCGGATCAAACAATGATCCAAtactttttcctactgtggtggAAAAACATGCAACATACAAGAAATTTCCCTAGACAAAGTTTTGAGTGAGTAAGGATAGAAGAAGCAGTAGAAAAGGtagaaaaataaagagaagTCTGTAATACTGGGTCAGGTGTTGACGTCAGAGATGTGTTTCGACACCATCTTTTGTCCTCATAACTCTAAGGATTCTTAAATTCttaaaagatgatttttaaagatgctgctgatcttgtagcaacAGGCAGACCATCCCACCACCGTGAGACAGATCCAGAGCAGGTACGTGAGGGATGTTCGTTAGCAGAGCGTTTTAGTGGTAATGTAAATATGGTCTCACGATTCCCACAGAAGGAGCAGACGTACACAATAATATCTCAAAATAAGTTGAGTTTGAATATTAATGTAAAGGTATGAAGCAGAAAACATTCACAGTGTTCCTGAGCATGAGatttatttgttcattattCATACAGTAGAAACAGCACAAGGTTGACATGGCTTTTTCATTCAGGTGAGAAACCATCAGAGTTCCGATGGAGGGCCCAGTCTCTCTATTTTAGCATGAAATCGTTTTTTGCTGGAGTCTAAGACCGCGATGCCGTTCTTCTGAAAGTCATAACCCAGTCTGCTGAGATCCTGCAGTCGCTGCTTCAGAATGTCCAGACTGAAGTCAAGAACCTTTGGTTTCTGTATGATCTGATGGATGTGAATCCCAGCGTCCATCAGACAGCCCAGTTTCTCATTCAGACGTTCTGATGAGATGAAGAGCACGAGCGAGTAATTGAGAATCATCTTCTTCAAGTCGGCTTTACTGCAGCCCAGACACTGAAGTTTCACCTGCAGGTTCTTGAAGTTTCGCTTCAGACTCTCATGTGACAGGTCCAGGATCTGAGCGCCGTGACTCTGCAGTAAAAGCAGCGCCTCTGCGTGACTCAATCTCAGCGAGCTCAGCAGAAAGTTCACGTTGGCTTTCACTCGATTGGTGCTGCGGATCAGGATGTACAAGTTCTTAGAGATGATAGTTTTGGCAAAGTGTTCGTGATCTTTTCCACCCAGACTCAAGCAAATGCCCTGGAGAAGTTCCACCATGTTCCTGTTGAGCTCCACGCTGTTGGAGAACGTCCGCGGTGCCGTGGTGAGCAGCCGGTGCAGATCTTTAGGAGTGATTCCCAGAGATCTCAGGAAAGTGATGTTCTCCTGCAGGTTTTCATTGTCGCTGGAACGGAAAAAAGACTCGGGTGACCTCGACAGAATTCCAATCACCTCGCTGTCGCTTTTGAAGATGTTTCTCCAGAGCTTCCAGCGTTCCTCCAGGTGCTCGCACGAGCGTGTGATGGATCGAGGGAAACGAGAGATGATGCTGCCGATGGTCTGCTGATCGGCACCTTTACTCTTCAGGAACTGAGCCAGACCTTGTTCGTTGGTGAGGAGCTTTCGCAGAACGCCCGGCTGCCGTCGACGGGCCATGGTGAGGTCCACACCCATGCTGGAGAGGTTCTCCAGAAGAGATTCGTTCTCCGAGTGAAGCGGAGGAGGTTTCTGGGTGATTGGACTGGAGCTGCAGTATCGAGACATCGGAATGAAGGCGTGACGGTGAGCACTGGATCTCCCGATGGACCACAGGACCGAAACCATCCGCTTCTGTGCCATCATTCACCACCGCTCCATCCCTGACATCACAGCAGACACATTACTTCAGTTTACTCACATGCTGAATGTGCAGATATACTAACTTGTATATGTCAACTTTGGAACAGGATTGTATTAAATCGATTGTCACAAACCAATAGCTCATATGatgaaagggacagttcacccaaaaatgaaaatt is part of the Triplophysa rosa linkage group LG16, Trosa_1v2, whole genome shotgun sequence genome and harbors:
- the LOC130566899 gene encoding transcription termination factor 1a, mitochondrial, with protein sequence MMAQKRMVSVLWSIGRSSAHRHAFIPMSRYCSSSPITQKPPPLHSENESLLENLSSMGVDLTMARRRQPGVLRKLLTNEQGLAQFLKSKGADQQTIGSIISRFPRSITRSCEHLEERWKLWRNIFKSDSEVIGILSRSPESFFRSSDNENLQENITFLRSLGITPKDLHRLLTTAPRTFSNSVELNRNMVELLQGICLSLGGKDHEHFAKTIISKNLYILIRSTNRVKANVNFLLSSLRLSHAEALLLLQSHGAQILDLSHESLKRNFKNLQVKLQCLGCSKADLKKMILNYSLVLFISSERLNEKLGCLMDAGIHIHQIIQKPKVLDFSLDILKQRLQDLSRLGYDFQKNGIAVLDSSKKRFHAKIERLGPPSEL